One Prunus dulcis chromosome 8, ALMONDv2, whole genome shotgun sequence DNA window includes the following coding sequences:
- the LOC117636870 gene encoding PH, RCC1 and FYVE domains-containing protein 1-like translates to MADLVSSGNANRDIDQAIIALKKGAQLLKYGRKGKPKFCPFRLSTDESSLIWISSSGERSLKLASVSRIVPGQRTAVFQRYLRPEKDYLSFSLIYNNGKRSLDLICKDKVEAEVWIAGLKALISSGRGGRSKIDGWSDGGLYLDDGRDLTSNSPSDSSVSGPRDSGSPEISVSFKPNISPKRFPPENSPVSERSHAASDQINMQVKGSGSDAFRVSVSSAPSTSSHGSAPDDCEALGDVYVWGEDICDSVVKVGADKNTNYLSPRSDVLVPRPLESNVVLDVHHIACGVRHAALVTRQGEVFTWGEESGGRLGHGAGKDVVQPRLVESLAATSVDFAACGQFHTCAVTMAGELYTWGDGTHNAGLLGHGTDVSHWIPKRISGPLEGLQVASVTCGPWHTALVTSTGKLFTFGDGTFGVLGHGDRENVAYPREVESLSGLRTISVACGVWHTAAVVEVIATQSSASISSGKLFTWGDGDKNRLGHGDKEARLKPTCVPALIDYNFHKIACGHSLTVGLTTSGHVFTMGSTVYGQLGNPNSDGKLPCLVEDKLSGDCIEEIACGAYHVAVLTSRNEVYTWGKGANGRLGHGDVEDRKTPTLVEALKDRHVKYIGCGSNYTAAICLHKWVSGAEQSQCSSCRQAFGFTRKRHNCYNCGLVHCHSCSSRKATRAALAPNPGKPYRVCDPCYVKLNKVSEIGGNNRRNSIPRLSGENKDRLDKADIRLYKSSVPSNMDLIKQLDTKAAKQGKKAETFSLVRSAQAPSLLQLKDVVMSTAVDLRRTVPKQVLTPSGVSSRSVSPFSRRPSPPRFATPVPTTSGLSFSKSIADSLKKTNELLNQEVLKLRSQVDSLKKKCELQELELQSSSKKAQEAMALAAEEAAKCKAAKEVIKALTAQLKDLAERLPNGLEPNGIHYPDANGEQHSRSNSISSSYLISSLGIDSATTNGSPGPTHSLKDPVGTNETNLQQNRELLTSNGMVNPLDKLPNGGAFQAVSGSVSDTVDGKESGPFQDGENDTRSRNSPSAANGNTVEAEWIEQYEPGVYITLVALRDGTRDLKRVRFSRRRFGEHQAEIWWSENREKVYEKYNVRGSDKSSVSGSAARRSDGALSPASQQS, encoded by the exons ATGGCAGATCTTGTTAGCTCCGGGAATGCCAACCGTGACATCGACCAg GCAATAATTGCTTTGAAGAAGGGTGCTCAACTACTGAAATATGGTCGTAAGGGAAAGCCTAAGTTTTGTCCATTTAGACTTTCTACT GACGAATCATCTTTGATCTGGATTTCAAGTAGTGGTGAAAGAAGTTTGAAGTTAGCTTCCGTCTCAAGAATCGTTCCTGGACAAAGAACT GCCGTCTTTCAACGATATCTGCGTCCTGAAAAGGActatttatctttttccctTATATATAATAACGGAAAGCGATCTCTTGATCTG ATTTGCAAGGACAAAGTTGAGGCAGAAGTGTGGATTGCAGGCCTCAAAGCATTAATATCCTCTGGTAGAGGTGGGCGTTCCAAAATTGATGGATGGAGTGATGGAGGCCTCTACCTTGAT GATGGCAGGGACTTGACCTCAAATAGCCCTAGTGATAGTTCTGTTAGTGGTCCACGAGATAGTGGCTCTCCAGAGATCTCTGTCAGTTTCAAACCAAATATCTCGCCGAAGAGATTTCCACCTGAAAATTCTCCGGTTTCTGAGAGGTCACATGCTGCATCAGACCAGATAAATATGCAAGTAAAAGGATCTGGTTCAGATGCATTTCGAGTTAGTGTTTCAAGTGCTCCCAGCACTTCAAGTCATGGTTCTGCGCCGGATGACTGTGAAGCTCTAGGCGATGTATACGTTTGGGGTGAGGATATTTGTGATAGCGTTGTCAAGGTTGGGGCtgataaaaatacaaattatttGAGCCCGAGATCAGATGTGCTTGTGCCTAGGCCATTAGAGTCCAATGTTGTTTTGGATGTACACCATATAGCCTGTGGGGTCAGGCATGCAGCCCTGGTCACGAGACAAGGTGAAGTGTTTACATGGGGTGAAGAATCTGGAGGACGACTTGGGCATGGTGCTGGGAAGGATGTTGTTCAACCTCGTCTAGTTGAATCGCTGGCAGCTACAAGTGTTGATTTTGCGGCATGTGGACAATTTCACACTTGTGCTGTCACAATGGCTGGGGAACTTTATACGTGGGGAGATGGTACGCACAATGCTGGGCTTCTTGGTCATGGCACTGATGTCAGCCATTGGATACCAAAAAGAATTTCTGGTCCTCTTGAGGGACTCCAAGTTGCCTCTGTGACTTGTGGTCCATGGCATACGGCCCTGGTAACATCAACAGGGAAACTCTTCACATTTGGCGATGGCACATTTGGTGTCTTAGGTCATGGAGACAGGGAAAATGTTGCATATCCGAGAGAAGTAGAATCCCTATCAGGGTTGAGGACAATTTCTGTTGCATGTGGGGTGTGGCATACTGCTGCTGTTGTGGAGGTTATTGCAACACAATCTAGTGCAAGTATTTCATCAGGTAAATTGTTTACTTGGGGTGATGGAGATAAAAATCGTCTTGGACATGGAGACAAGGAAGCCCGGCTTAAACCAACTTGTGTTCCAGCTCTTATTGATTacaattttcacaaaattgcTTGCGGGCACAGTTTAACTGTTGGCTTGACGACATCAGGACATGTTTTTACAATGGGCAGTACTGTTTATGGTCAGCTTGGAAATCCCAATTCAGATGGTAAGCTACCTTGCTTGGTAGAAGACAAGCTCTCTGGAGATTGTATTGAAGAAATTGCTTGTGGTGCTTATCATGTAGCAGTATTAACTTCCAGGAATGAAGTTTATACATGGGGAAAGGGGGCTAATGGGAGGTTGGGCCATGGAGATGTTGAAGATCGGAAAACACCAACTTTGGTTGAAGCTTTAAAGGATAGACATGTGAAATATATTGGTTGTGGTTCAAACTATACAGCAGCTATTTGTCTTCACAAATGGGTATCTGGTGCTGAGCAGTCACAGTGCTCTTCTTGTAGACAGGCTTTTGGATTCACAAGGAAAAGGCACAATTGCTATAATTGTGGACTTGTGCACTGCCACTCATGCAGTTCAAGAAAAGCAACAAGAGCAGCACTAGCTCCTAATCCTGGGAAACCATATCGAGTGTGTGATCCTTGTTATGTGAAATTGAATAAGGTGTCAGAAATTGGTGGTAATAACAGAAGGAACTCTATACCTCGCTTGTCAGGTGAGAACAAGGACAGGTTGGATAAGGCTGACATAAGATTATACAAGTCTTCTGTACCTTCTAACATGGATTTGATAAAACAATTGGATACTAAAGCTGCCAAGCAAGGAAAGAAAGCTGAAACATTTTCCCTCGTCCGCTCCGCTCAAGCACCTTCATTGTTGCAATTAAAGGATGTTGTTATGTCAACTGCTGTTGATCTGCGGCGAACAGTTCCCAAACAAGTTCTTACACCATCTGGAGTAAGTTCGAGATCTGTATCACCATTCTCGAGGAGACCAAGCCCTCCTCGTTTCGCGACTCCAGTTCCTACAACATCAGGACTTTCATTCTCAAAAAGTATTGCTGATAgtttaaagaaaacaaatgaacTTTTGAATCAGGAAGTGCTAAAGTTACGTTCACAG GTTGATAGCCTTAAAAAGAAGTGTGAGCTTCAGGAATTAGAGCTTCAGAGTTCATCAAAGAAAGCACAAGAAGCTATGGCATTGGCTGCAGAGGAAGCTGCGAAATGTAAAGCTGCAAAAGAAGTTATAAAGGCTCTAACCGCACAG CTCAAGGATTTGGCGGAAAGGCTGCCAAATGGTTTGGAGCCAAATGGCATTCACTATCCAGATGCTAATGGAGAGCAGCATTCAAGATCAAATTCGATTAGCAGTTCTTACTTGATTTCCTCCTTGGGAATCGACTCTGCTACAACAAATGGAAGTCCGGGCCCGACTCATTCACTCAAGGATCCAGTTGGAACGAATGAAACTAACCTGCAACAGAATCGGGAGCTTCTGACTTCCAATGGGATGGTAAATCCCCTAGATAAACTACCCAATGGTGGAGCATTTCAGGCAGTCAGTGGTAGTGTGTCAGACACTGTTGATGGCAAGGAATCCGGACCTTTCCAAGATGGGGAGAATGATACGAGATCCAGGAATTCTCCATCGGCTGCTAATGGTAATACAGTTGAGGCAGAATGGATTGAACAATATGAGCCTGGTGTTTATATAACTCTTGTGGCTCTGCGGGATGGAACTAGAGATCTCAAACGAGTGCGCTTCAG CCGAAGAAGATTTGGAGAGCACCAAGCAGAGATTTGGTGGTCCGAGAATCGTGAGAAAGTTTACGAGAAGTACAATGTCCGTGGGTCAGACAAATCTTCAGTTTCTGGCTCAGCTGCACGTAGATCAGACGGAGCTCTCTCACCTGCATCTCAACAATCTTAG